A single genomic interval of uncultured Pseudodesulfovibrio sp. harbors:
- a CDS encoding transporter substrate-binding domain-containing protein, which translates to MPKYLPPLTAFLTFFFIAILVVPAHADNHEKPPAIRTIVISTPSTGWPPYIIPPQKNADNDTGIMMEVMETISNRIGYHMNTVHFPEKRSQLLLAEGRVDAYAKAKEWVKNPCLYSWTDPIVTTTDVLVFLKKKPIQFQTPMDLSGLNIGIVYGFSYPSLDPLFDKAIIKCHTSKCTKNLLLMVQRGHIHAAATNRHVAEWIIKNNSEFSTTDFAYSTTPIGSAPYRFAFSKNRNWTPFIKNFNHELASMKKSGEFEKILSRYTKTLP; encoded by the coding sequence ATGCCCAAATACCTCCCCCCACTCACCGCCTTTCTGACATTCTTTTTCATCGCAATACTGGTCGTGCCAGCTCATGCCGACAACCATGAAAAGCCCCCTGCAATAAGGACAATCGTCATCTCTACACCATCAACGGGCTGGCCGCCGTACATCATCCCCCCTCAAAAAAATGCAGATAATGATACCGGAATAATGATGGAAGTCATGGAGACAATCTCCAACCGGATCGGCTATCACATGAACACGGTTCATTTCCCGGAAAAACGAAGTCAGCTGCTGCTGGCCGAGGGGAGGGTGGACGCATATGCCAAGGCAAAGGAATGGGTGAAAAACCCTTGTCTCTATTCATGGACCGACCCGATTGTCACCACAACGGATGTTCTCGTCTTCCTCAAGAAGAAACCAATACAATTCCAGACCCCAATGGACTTGAGCGGTTTGAATATAGGTATTGTATACGGATTTTCCTACCCATCTCTCGACCCGCTTTTTGATAAGGCGATCATCAAGTGCCATACGTCAAAATGTACCAAAAATCTGCTGCTCATGGTGCAACGAGGACATATCCATGCTGCGGCAACCAATCGGCATGTCGCGGAATGGATAATAAAAAACAACAGTGAATTCTCCACAACGGATTTCGCCTACAGCACCACTCCCATCGGTTCCGCCCCCTATAGATTCGCCTTTTCAAAAAATCGCAATTGGACCCCTTTCATCAAGAATTTCAACCATGAATTGGCATCAATGAAAAAAAGCGGTGAATTTGAAAAAATTCTGTCTCGCTACACTAAGACTTTACCCTAA
- a CDS encoding glycine zipper domain-containing protein, producing MKHLVIAAVLTCFLAAGYGCANKAQQGATVGGLAGATIGALTFKDKLLGAAVGAGVGVLMGYIVGNEWDKHDEAQLQKTLETNKSGQASSWQNPDTGESYTATPSRPYMAENKVYRDVVIKDAKDGHEVMAKAWRDDKGVWHLKQ from the coding sequence ATGAAACATCTTGTCATCGCCGCAGTACTGACCTGCTTTCTCGCGGCAGGCTACGGTTGCGCCAACAAAGCCCAGCAGGGTGCCACGGTCGGCGGTTTGGCCGGTGCAACCATCGGCGCACTCACCTTCAAGGACAAACTCCTCGGAGCCGCAGTAGGCGCTGGTGTCGGTGTCCTGATGGGGTACATCGTCGGCAACGAATGGGACAAGCACGACGAAGCCCAGTTACAGAAAACACTTGAGACAAACAAATCCGGGCAGGCTTCCTCATGGCAAAACCCGGATACGGGCGAATCCTACACCGCCACCCCCAGCCGTCCTTACATGGCCGAAAACAAGGTCTACCGGGACGTCGTCATCAAGGATGCCAAGGACGGCCACGAAGTCATGGCCAAGGCTTGGCGCGACGACAAGGGAGTCTGGCACCTGAAGCAGTAA
- a CDS encoding septal ring lytic transglycosylase RlpA family protein — protein MRYVTTLLAISVIILMSGCASLNPFPKHIHSTPPSKKTVGTVSTYDQKTRPYTVMGRTYYPLKNAAGYDEVGRASWYGRDFHGKKTANGQIYDMYGLSAAHKTLPLGTQVRVTNLENRRSVVLVINDRGPFVSGRILDLSYGAAKKLDTVERGVARVRIEAVGTVPYARSVNLAPPSAVKHYHVRVGAFSERANAERTHSRLVKAGYTGAKIKVVNRDGLTLHIVQAGSFASRDKAEQAMERLKRQFPTCYIVS, from the coding sequence ATGCGTTACGTAACAACCCTGCTTGCCATTTCGGTCATCATCCTAATGAGCGGATGTGCTTCGCTCAATCCGTTCCCGAAACATATCCATTCCACCCCCCCGAGTAAAAAAACTGTCGGAACGGTCAGTACATATGACCAGAAGACCCGTCCTTATACTGTCATGGGACGGACGTACTATCCGCTCAAGAACGCTGCCGGATATGACGAAGTCGGCAGGGCTTCGTGGTATGGCCGTGATTTCCACGGCAAAAAGACGGCAAACGGTCAGATTTACGACATGTATGGCTTGTCTGCCGCCCACAAGACGTTGCCGCTTGGTACGCAGGTCCGGGTGACCAATCTGGAGAATCGGCGGAGCGTCGTGCTGGTTATCAATGACCGCGGGCCTTTCGTAAGCGGCAGAATACTTGATTTGTCATACGGTGCCGCCAAGAAACTCGACACGGTAGAGCGTGGCGTGGCAAGGGTCCGCATCGAGGCCGTCGGAACAGTGCCGTATGCCCGGTCCGTCAATTTGGCTCCTCCTTCCGCGGTGAAGCACTACCATGTTCGCGTCGGGGCTTTTTCGGAGCGCGCCAATGCCGAGCGTACACACAGTCGTCTTGTAAAAGCCGGGTACACGGGCGCGAAAATCAAGGTTGTGAATCGTGACGGGCTGACACTGCATATTGTTCAGGCTGGCAGTTTTGCCAGTCGGGACAAAGCCGAGCAGGCCATGGAGCGACTCAAACGCCAGTTCCCGACATGCTATATTGTCAGCTAG
- a CDS encoding transporter substrate-binding domain-containing protein codes for MAEEKTISMFVPDTKWPPYYVDEISNSGGSILTEILKAVADPMGYTIKTRTLPNKRGWLMLENGEVDVHAKAKEWVDNPDDFLWTDPFMQSEDVLLLPASSTLKYTGPKSLYGKRIAAIKDFAYPKLEKDFAAGNIKRIDVLTPYDMFNLLIKGRADAALVNRVETLWTFRNNPRFKTKRLRLDKKNVDTAGYRYVFTKSDKWKAFIKTFNQRLATMKKNGKLDKILSKYR; via the coding sequence ATGGCAGAGGAAAAAACCATTTCCATGTTCGTGCCGGACACGAAGTGGCCTCCCTACTATGTCGATGAAATTTCGAATTCAGGTGGATCCATACTGACAGAAATTCTCAAGGCAGTGGCCGACCCCATGGGATACACGATCAAGACCAGAACGCTGCCCAACAAACGCGGCTGGCTCATGCTTGAAAACGGCGAAGTAGATGTCCACGCCAAGGCAAAGGAATGGGTTGACAATCCGGATGATTTTCTCTGGACCGACCCGTTCATGCAAAGTGAGGACGTATTGCTGCTTCCGGCCTCCAGCACATTGAAATACACCGGCCCGAAATCACTCTACGGCAAACGCATCGCCGCAATAAAGGACTTTGCCTACCCCAAACTCGAAAAAGACTTTGCTGCCGGAAACATCAAACGCATTGACGTCCTGACTCCCTACGACATGTTCAACCTGCTCATTAAAGGCCGTGCGGATGCAGCTCTCGTCAACCGAGTCGAGACCCTCTGGACCTTCCGAAACAATCCCAGATTCAAGACGAAACGACTCCGCCTCGACAAAAAGAACGTGGACACGGCCGGATACCGGTACGTGTTCACCAAATCCGATAAATGGAAGGCTTTTATCAAGACATTCAATCAACGGCTCGCCACAATGAAAAAAAACGGCAAACTTGATAAAATCCTGTCAAAATACAGATAG